From the genome of Chania multitudinisentens RB-25, one region includes:
- the pelA gene encoding pectate lyase gives MMNFFSFTTGVVMLTGIVTSALAAPGLDGFADAIHHYQNKNGKDYQRLAENDVKGISENVLLYQKDVGGWIENQDPLRILSSEEQQAFRKEKSDIRVSFDNRNTYSQIEYLAHAWAELGDKRYSDAALQGLRYTLNQQYTVCAGWPHTIPPKNSTETENTSYQRAITNADDVTSGILRLFRNILQDRKTYGFVDDATLALISDSVSRGDKCLLELQIVQNGKKTGWAGQYNPETLKPVGGRSYELPGIISSETVGVLEYLTSIDNPSPEIIESINNATQWLKDSALTGFKVVKFEAPEEKYAWHSSQWDRRIEKDPAAPRIWARFYDLNDNSVILANRDGKRVAKYEDIARERRTGYGWYGYFAEEYLSKTYPEWLKKIELK, from the coding sequence ATGATGAATTTTTTTTCATTCACTACCGGCGTGGTCATGTTAACCGGTATCGTTACTTCTGCTCTTGCAGCACCGGGGCTGGATGGGTTCGCCGATGCCATCCATCATTATCAGAATAAAAATGGTAAAGATTATCAGAGGCTTGCTGAAAATGATGTAAAAGGGATATCTGAAAATGTGCTTTTATATCAGAAAGATGTCGGAGGCTGGATTGAAAATCAGGACCCATTAAGAATTTTATCATCGGAAGAACAACAGGCTTTCCGCAAAGAGAAGAGTGATATTAGAGTATCGTTTGATAACCGCAATACGTACTCTCAAATAGAGTACCTTGCCCATGCTTGGGCCGAGTTGGGTGACAAACGTTACAGTGATGCGGCATTACAGGGGCTCCGTTATACGCTTAATCAACAATATACGGTCTGTGCTGGCTGGCCTCATACCATTCCTCCCAAGAACAGCACCGAAACTGAAAATACCAGCTACCAGCGAGCGATTACGAATGCGGATGATGTGACGTCCGGTATATTACGGTTATTCAGAAATATACTTCAAGACAGAAAAACATATGGATTTGTTGATGATGCTACCCTGGCTTTAATTTCTGATTCTGTATCCAGAGGCGATAAATGTCTGCTTGAATTGCAAATTGTACAAAATGGCAAAAAAACCGGTTGGGCAGGCCAGTATAATCCAGAAACGTTGAAGCCCGTTGGTGGGCGTTCATATGAACTTCCTGGCATCATATCTTCAGAAACTGTCGGGGTGCTTGAATATCTCACCTCCATTGATAATCCTTCTCCAGAAATAATCGAAAGTATTAATAACGCAACACAATGGCTCAAGGATTCTGCGCTGACCGGGTTCAAAGTCGTTAAATTTGAAGCGCCGGAGGAAAAATATGCTTGGCATTCCAGCCAGTGGGACAGACGCATTGAGAAGGACCCTGCGGCTCCCCGGATTTGGGCCAGGTTTTATGATCTAAATGATAACTCTGTGATTCTGGCTAACCGCGATGGGAAGCGCGTAGCGAAATATGAAGATATTGCCAGAGAGCGCCGGACAGGTTATGGCTGGTATGGCTATTTCGCTGAAGAATACTTGTCAAAAACCTACCCTGAATGGTTAAAGAAAATTGAATTGAAATAA
- a CDS encoding HAD family hydrolase: protein MDAKVNRTKRVLSVFDFDGTLTHRDSFIPFLRFAFGKRLFARRLVKLAQPTFRCIRKKLTRDELKEVLIETFLTGVDEHWFRQQAEAFCSAYWARLMRPSGLLAVAAEVNSGAEVTICSASPAMVLQPFADRLGIKLIGTLLEVADGKLTGRITGHNCRCGQKVKRLESIYGQLEEYHLRAWGDTRGDYELLATAQDAHWRHFHPAWSKLRSPVKKLSLAERNR from the coding sequence ATGGATGCAAAAGTTAATCGTACAAAAAGAGTTTTGTCGGTTTTTGATTTTGACGGAACGCTGACTCATCGAGACAGTTTTATCCCGTTTCTCCGTTTTGCTTTCGGTAAACGCCTATTTGCCCGGCGGTTAGTAAAACTTGCCCAGCCTACCTTCAGGTGTATACGCAAAAAACTCACCCGCGACGAGTTGAAAGAAGTCCTCATTGAAACCTTCCTGACCGGCGTTGACGAACACTGGTTCCGCCAACAAGCCGAGGCCTTTTGCTCAGCCTATTGGGCCAGATTGATGCGGCCTTCCGGGTTGCTGGCTGTTGCAGCAGAAGTGAATTCTGGCGCAGAAGTCACGATTTGTTCCGCTTCTCCGGCCATGGTTTTGCAACCCTTTGCAGACCGTTTAGGCATCAAGCTGATTGGCACCTTGTTGGAAGTCGCTGATGGCAAGCTCACCGGGCGCATTACGGGTCACAACTGCCGCTGCGGGCAAAAGGTCAAACGTCTGGAAAGTATTTACGGTCAGCTAGAGGAATATCATCTCAGAGCCTGGGGTGATACCCGTGGGGATTACGAACTGCTGGCCACCGCTCAGGATGCACACTGGCGGCACTTTCATCCTGCCTGGTCAAAGCTCCGCTCTCCCGTCAAAAAACTGAGCCTGGCAGAGCGGAATAGATAG
- a CDS encoding vWA domain-containing protein, whose amino-acid sequence MILQSGQNLVVNGMHINLTLHYPSAPDFKSELDTAVFLLNAAGKVRGDADFIFFNQTATANRSVVLQHSPQSSSISLDLSKIEADVSKIAITLVIDGPDAVSGLSHLQLNMPNVAEYRVETQGRAEKALILAEIYRHAGNWKLRALGQGFNGGLEPLALNYGVDIAQPVAPVASTPLSTVSLEKKLQDKAPRLVSLAKKATVSLTKFNLQSVKAKVAFVLDASGSMKGQFSKGNVQAVLDRIAVLAVQFDDDGSMDVWGFAEKHAKYPDVTLDNLDGYIQAIQNTTRRSTWENLPGLGGTNNEPPVMEELIETFKHSELPVYVVFITDGGISKTRQIKEAIRRSANYPIFWKFVGLGGMNYGVLENLDTFTDRRVDNTHFFAIDNFATLQEDRLYDLLLEEFKDWYEAAKADRIIF is encoded by the coding sequence ATGATTTTACAGTCAGGCCAGAATCTGGTCGTTAATGGAATGCACATCAATCTGACATTACATTATCCCAGCGCTCCCGATTTTAAGAGTGAGCTTGATACGGCGGTTTTTCTGCTGAATGCCGCAGGTAAAGTGCGTGGCGATGCGGATTTTATTTTTTTCAACCAAACGGCTACGGCCAATAGAAGCGTTGTTTTGCAACATTCGCCACAAAGTAGCTCGATCTCACTGGATTTAAGCAAAATTGAAGCTGATGTCAGTAAGATTGCCATAACGCTGGTCATTGATGGCCCCGATGCCGTATCAGGGTTGAGCCATCTGCAATTGAATATGCCAAATGTTGCAGAATACCGGGTGGAAACACAGGGCCGTGCGGAGAAAGCATTGATCCTGGCAGAGATTTATCGGCATGCGGGCAATTGGAAACTGCGTGCGCTTGGGCAAGGTTTTAACGGTGGCCTGGAACCACTGGCCTTAAATTATGGCGTTGATATTGCTCAGCCGGTTGCACCAGTAGCATCTACACCGCTTTCCACCGTGAGTCTTGAGAAAAAACTTCAGGACAAAGCGCCTCGTTTAGTGAGCCTGGCAAAGAAAGCCACCGTTAGCCTCACTAAATTTAACCTGCAATCGGTAAAGGCGAAAGTCGCTTTCGTTCTGGATGCGTCGGGGTCAATGAAAGGTCAGTTCAGTAAGGGGAATGTTCAAGCCGTTCTGGATCGTATTGCGGTGCTGGCTGTTCAGTTTGATGATGATGGTTCAATGGATGTTTGGGGATTTGCGGAAAAGCACGCTAAATATCCCGATGTTACGCTGGATAATCTTGATGGGTATATTCAGGCAATCCAGAATACGACCAGGCGTTCAACCTGGGAGAATCTGCCAGGCTTGGGTGGCACAAACAATGAACCGCCGGTAATGGAAGAACTGATCGAGACATTCAAACACAGTGAATTGCCGGTCTATGTTGTGTTTATTACTGACGGCGGTATCAGTAAAACGCGTCAGATCAAAGAGGCTATCAGGCGCTCGGCCAATTACCCGATTTTCTGGAAATTCGTCGGCTTGGGTGGGATGAACTACGGCGTGTTGGAAAATCTGGATACTTTCACGGATCGCCGAGTGGATAACACCCATTTCTTTGCGATTGACAATTTCGCGACTCTTCAGGAAGACCGTTTGTATGATCTGCTGCTGGAGGAGTTTAAAGATTGGTATGAGGCTGCCAAAGCAGATCGGATAATTTTTTAA
- a CDS encoding TerD family protein yields the protein MAVSLVKGGNVSLTKEAPAMTIAMAGLGWDARVTDGQAFDLDASVFMVGEDGKVLNDSGFIFFNNKLSACGSVEHQGDNRTGEGDGDDEQVKINLSKVPEDAKKLVFAVTIYDAEARKQNFGMVSNSYMRIYNNDNGTEIARFDLSEDASTETAMVFGELYRHGAEWKFKAVGQGFAGGLSALASQHGVNV from the coding sequence ATGGCAGTTTCTCTCGTAAAAGGCGGTAACGTATCCCTGACTAAAGAAGCTCCGGCCATGACTATTGCCATGGCTGGCTTAGGTTGGGATGCGCGTGTCACAGACGGCCAGGCGTTTGACCTGGATGCCTCCGTATTTATGGTAGGTGAAGACGGTAAGGTACTGAATGACAGCGGTTTTATTTTCTTTAACAACAAATTGAGTGCTTGTGGTTCCGTTGAACACCAGGGTGACAACCGCACTGGCGAAGGTGATGGCGATGACGAGCAGGTAAAAATTAACCTGAGCAAAGTTCCGGAGGACGCTAAGAAGCTGGTTTTTGCCGTTACCATCTATGATGCCGAAGCCCGTAAACAAAACTTTGGTATGGTCAGCAACAGCTATATGCGTATTTACAACAACGACAATGGGACTGAAATTGCCCGTTTCGACCTGTCTGAAGATGCTTCTACCGAAACTGCCATGGTCTTCGGTGAACTGTACCGCCACGGTGCAGAGTGGAAATTCAAGGCAGTAGGCCAAGGCTTTGCGGGTGGCTTGTCGGCGTTGGCCTCACAGCATGGCGTCAATGTTTGA
- a CDS encoding TerD family protein, producing the protein MSVSLSKGGNVSLSKAAPTMKNVLIGLGWDARSTDGQDFDLDASAFLLAASGKVRGDADFIFYNNLTSADGSVTHTGDNRTGEGDGDDESLKIKLDQIPADVDKIVFVVTIHDAQTRRQSFGQVSGAFIRLVNDDNQSEVARYDLTEDASTETAMLFGELYRNGAEWKFRAVGQGYAGGLASVCAQYGINAS; encoded by the coding sequence ATGAGTGTTTCTCTTTCTAAAGGCGGTAATGTTTCCCTGAGTAAAGCAGCACCTACCATGAAGAACGTTCTGATTGGCTTGGGCTGGGACGCACGTTCCACCGATGGTCAGGATTTCGACCTGGATGCCTCTGCATTTTTGTTGGCCGCCAGCGGTAAAGTGCGCGGTGATGCTGATTTCATTTTTTATAATAACCTGACCTCTGCGGATGGCTCTGTAACGCACACCGGTGATAACCGTACCGGCGAAGGTGACGGTGATGATGAGTCCTTGAAAATCAAGCTGGATCAGATCCCGGCAGACGTCGACAAAATTGTGTTTGTGGTCACTATCCACGATGCACAGACCCGCCGTCAAAGCTTCGGTCAGGTATCGGGGGCATTTATCCGTTTGGTTAATGACGATAATCAGAGCGAAGTGGCTCGTTATGATCTGACAGAAGATGCTTCCACGGAAACTGCCATGTTGTTCGGCGAACTGTATCGCAACGGTGCAGAGTGGAAATTCCGGGCAGTAGGCCAGGGTTATGCTGGTGGACTGGCATCCGTATGTGCTCAGTACGGTATCAACGCGTCCTGA
- a CDS encoding TerC/Alx family metal homeostasis membrane protein has product MVSTNIGFPIETVMVFVVLSIGAIFIDLFMHRHDKPISLKSAALWSVFWIAVALAFAGFLYIHHGAEVASLFVTGYALEKVLSVDNLFVMMAIFSWFAVPDRYRHRVLYWGIIGAIVFRGIFVAIGTGLLSLGPYVEIVFAIIVAWTAVMMLKSGDDGDEIEDYSQHLAYRMVKRFFPIWPKLRGHAFLLNQKEVDEELAKPENQDVTIGRGTKAALYATPLMLCVAVVELSDVMFAFDSVPAIIAVSREPLIVYSAMMFAILGLRTLYFVLEALKQYLVHLEKAVIVLLFFIAAKLGLNATDHIWHHGYNISAPTSLFVVLGVLALGILASVMFPGKPDAEEKQDN; this is encoded by the coding sequence ATGGTATCCACGAATATCGGCTTCCCGATCGAAACCGTTATGGTTTTCGTTGTATTGTCTATCGGGGCTATTTTTATCGACTTGTTCATGCACCGTCATGATAAGCCTATTTCGCTGAAGAGTGCGGCGCTGTGGTCTGTTTTCTGGATTGCTGTGGCGCTGGCTTTTGCCGGTTTCCTGTATATCCATCATGGAGCTGAAGTTGCCAGCCTGTTTGTCACGGGTTATGCACTGGAGAAAGTGCTGTCGGTTGATAACCTGTTTGTCATGATGGCTATTTTCTCCTGGTTTGCAGTGCCGGATCGCTACCGCCACCGCGTGCTGTATTGGGGGATTATCGGGGCTATCGTCTTCAGGGGGATTTTCGTTGCCATTGGTACGGGGCTCTTGAGCCTTGGGCCATACGTTGAAATCGTGTTCGCTATTATCGTTGCCTGGACCGCCGTCATGATGTTGAAAAGCGGTGATGACGGTGATGAAATTGAAGATTACTCACAACATCTTGCGTATCGCATGGTTAAACGTTTCTTCCCTATTTGGCCGAAGCTGAGAGGACACGCTTTTCTGTTAAATCAGAAAGAAGTGGACGAGGAACTGGCAAAGCCTGAGAACCAGGATGTGACGATTGGCCGTGGCACCAAGGCGGCTCTGTATGCAACACCATTGATGCTTTGTGTGGCGGTTGTTGAGTTATCCGACGTGATGTTTGCGTTTGACTCTGTACCTGCCATCATTGCGGTCAGCCGCGAGCCGCTGATTGTGTACAGTGCCATGATGTTCGCGATCCTCGGCTTGCGTACGCTGTATTTTGTGCTGGAAGCCCTGAAGCAGTATCTGGTGCATCTTGAAAAGGCCGTTATCGTCTTGTTGTTCTTCATTGCAGCGAAACTGGGCCTTAATGCAACCGACCATATCTGGCATCATGGTTACAACATTTCAGCGCCAACGAGCCTGTTTGTTGTTCTGGGGGTGCTGGCGCTGGGGATTCTGGCGAGCGTCATGTTCCCAGGCAAACCCGATGCTGAGGAAAAACAGGATAATTGA
- a CDS encoding tellurite resistance TerB family protein: MSFFDKVKGAFNASRDELTKQVGRFKNKKFMQGTVAVCARIAVSSDGVSSEEKQKMIGFLRASDELKVFETTEVIEFFNKLVASFDFDVEIGKGETMKYILALKDQPEAAQLALRVGIAVAKSDGDFDQDEQKAVREIAIALGFEPAEFGL; this comes from the coding sequence ATGAGTTTCTTCGATAAGGTTAAAGGGGCATTTAATGCCAGCCGTGACGAGCTGACCAAACAGGTTGGCCGTTTCAAGAACAAAAAATTTATGCAGGGAACCGTTGCCGTATGCGCGCGTATTGCCGTGTCGAGTGATGGTGTCAGCAGCGAAGAAAAACAAAAGATGATCGGTTTTCTCCGTGCGTCTGATGAGTTAAAGGTTTTCGAAACGACTGAAGTCATCGAATTCTTTAACAAACTGGTGGCCAGCTTCGATTTCGATGTGGAAATCGGCAAGGGTGAAACCATGAAATACATCCTTGCGCTGAAAGATCAGCCAGAAGCGGCTCAATTGGCGTTGCGGGTTGGTATTGCTGTTGCCAAAAGCGACGGTGATTTTGACCAGGATGAGCAGAAAGCGGTGCGTGAGATTGCCATCGCGCTTGGCTTTGAACCGGCCGAATTCGGTCTTTAA
- a CDS encoding TerD family protein: MNMTPGSNAPVPSKLLTVRILSGAPVDASAFRLYASGKVKGDTDMIFYGQPKSDDATVSLANEGNNSSFAVDVSRLHADVQKIAFTVTCDGNQTVAGLQRLAIQVEADNEVLVAGAVELAGRQEAALILGELYRRNSEWKFRFIAQGFNGGLKPLAENFGVDVADTPAAAADPAPTPPPAPAPNKISLSKVSLTKEKPAISLTKRDNFGEIRINLNWHRGSNPTGLRAMFGSKKGIDLDLGAFVKLEDGYKTVIQALGNSFGSYHSEPYAQLQGDDRTGDISEGEWLHVNGREWKNIREVLIYAFIYEGVASWDKTDGVVTLHIPDQPPIETRMTEGQNNRNMCAVARLVNENGSIKVERINRFFNGHSDMDQAFGWGFNWRAGSK, encoded by the coding sequence ATGAACATGACGCCGGGGAGCAATGCTCCCGTTCCATCGAAACTGCTGACAGTGCGTATTCTGTCGGGTGCGCCGGTCGATGCCTCTGCTTTCCGTTTGTATGCGAGCGGCAAAGTCAAAGGCGACACGGACATGATCTTTTACGGGCAGCCCAAGAGCGACGATGCTACCGTTTCGTTGGCGAATGAAGGTAATAATTCTTCGTTTGCCGTAGACGTCAGCCGGCTGCATGCCGATGTGCAAAAAATAGCCTTTACGGTGACCTGTGACGGGAACCAAACGGTGGCAGGCTTGCAACGTCTGGCGATTCAGGTTGAAGCAGATAATGAAGTGCTTGTGGCGGGTGCGGTTGAACTGGCCGGCCGACAGGAAGCGGCGTTAATCCTGGGGGAACTCTATCGCCGTAACAGCGAGTGGAAGTTCCGCTTTATTGCTCAAGGGTTCAATGGCGGGCTCAAGCCGCTGGCTGAAAATTTTGGCGTGGATGTGGCGGATACTCCCGCTGCGGCAGCCGATCCGGCACCCACACCGCCGCCTGCTCCGGCTCCGAATAAAATCAGCCTGAGCAAAGTGTCATTAACCAAAGAAAAACCCGCAATCAGCCTGACCAAGCGGGATAACTTTGGTGAAATCCGTATCAATCTGAATTGGCACCGTGGCAGCAACCCAACAGGGTTACGGGCCATGTTTGGCTCGAAAAAAGGCATCGATCTAGATCTCGGTGCGTTTGTTAAATTGGAAGACGGATACAAAACGGTGATCCAGGCTTTGGGCAACAGTTTTGGTTCTTACCATAGCGAACCTTACGCGCAGTTACAGGGCGATGACCGTACCGGTGATATCTCCGAAGGTGAATGGCTGCACGTTAACGGGCGCGAATGGAAAAACATCCGTGAAGTGCTGATTTATGCCTTTATCTACGAAGGTGTTGCGAGCTGGGATAAAACGGATGGTGTCGTGACTCTCCATATTCCAGACCAACCACCGATAGAAACACGGATGACGGAAGGGCAGAACAACCGCAACATGTGCGCAGTCGCACGGTTGGTGAACGAGAACGGCAGCATTAAAGTGGAGCGTATCAACCGTTTCTTCAACGGCCACAGTGATATGGACCAGGCTTTTGGCTGGGGCTTTAACTGGAGAGCCGGTTCTAAATAA
- a CDS encoding TerD family protein: protein MVSLSKNQTVSLSKQSSALNQLQFGLGWDPIKKKGMMSKLFGGGGGSIDLDAGCVLLDKSGNKIDTIWFRKLESSCGAVLHSGDNLTGEGDGDDEIISVELSRLPSQVEYLAFTVNSFRGQTFNDVENAFCRVLDQDNKELARYELHEQGAHTGIVIASLCRNNGQWDFTAHGKACSGRTIDDMHSDIVASVVR, encoded by the coding sequence ATGGTTTCATTAAGCAAGAACCAGACGGTATCACTCAGCAAACAGTCATCTGCACTCAACCAGCTGCAATTCGGTTTAGGTTGGGACCCAATTAAAAAGAAAGGCATGATGAGCAAACTGTTTGGCGGCGGCGGTGGCTCAATCGATCTGGATGCTGGCTGTGTGTTGCTGGATAAGTCAGGCAATAAAATCGACACCATCTGGTTCCGCAAACTGGAATCAAGCTGTGGCGCGGTGCTGCACAGCGGCGACAACCTGACCGGTGAAGGTGATGGCGATGATGAAATCATCAGTGTCGAGCTGTCACGCCTGCCTTCACAGGTGGAATACCTTGCTTTCACCGTTAACAGCTTCCGTGGTCAGACCTTCAATGATGTAGAAAACGCGTTTTGCCGTGTGCTTGATCAGGATAATAAGGAACTGGCGCGCTACGAACTGCATGAGCAAGGCGCTCACACCGGGATCGTGATTGCTTCGCTGTGCCGCAACAACGGGCAATGGGATTTTACCGCGCACGGCAAAGCATGCAGCGGTCGTACCATTGATGACATGCATTCCGACATCGTTGCCAGCGTGGTGCGCTAA
- a CDS encoding ATP-grasp domain-containing protein: MALKIWLLEGLSSQRDIIQGIVSFAKNQQAAVTVIASHRHERNEILSQADKALSEPKEDEHRLPFILSTVKDHGIRAIHTGRHALWFESHRKQIESSGASLTTGATSTGMFELADDKVAFAHAMEKRGLPVVPSIRVTSVAELRQLIAHSPFSASPLCVKPVKGIYGMGFWRFDDTVSPMAAFTHPENRKVNTQRYLSALSDAETFEPLVLMPYLPGPEYSVDMLVERGNVLAAVARRKEGALQYLEHHGEALELATACATAMEADGLVNVQTRNDASGHPLLLEINLRPSGGIGYTRFSGVNLPGLFALRQLGLMSQQEVMDEAKKSFSPAIVRSITDVVRYNPVLNNLLVQG; the protein is encoded by the coding sequence ATGGCACTTAAAATCTGGCTTCTGGAAGGCCTATCTTCCCAACGGGATATTATTCAGGGCATTGTTTCATTTGCGAAAAACCAACAAGCCGCAGTGACGGTTATCGCTTCACATCGTCATGAACGTAATGAAATCCTTTCACAAGCAGATAAAGCGTTGTCTGAGCCAAAAGAAGATGAGCACCGATTGCCCTTCATTCTTTCCACGGTAAAAGATCACGGCATTCGCGCCATTCATACCGGCCGTCACGCGCTGTGGTTTGAATCGCACCGTAAACAGATTGAGTCTTCCGGTGCCAGCCTGACAACCGGCGCAACCAGCACGGGCATGTTTGAATTGGCTGATGACAAAGTCGCTTTTGCCCATGCCATGGAAAAACGCGGCCTGCCGGTCGTCCCTTCCATCCGGGTTACCTCTGTGGCGGAATTGCGCCAACTCATTGCGCACTCGCCGTTTTCGGCCAGCCCGCTCTGCGTCAAGCCAGTGAAGGGTATTTATGGCATGGGATTCTGGCGTTTTGATGACACGGTTTCGCCTATGGCTGCCTTTACCCATCCAGAAAACAGAAAAGTGAACACACAGCGCTACCTCAGCGCGCTGTCTGACGCCGAAACGTTTGAGCCGTTGGTGTTGATGCCTTATCTCCCTGGCCCCGAATACTCCGTTGATATGTTGGTTGAGCGAGGTAACGTGCTGGCCGCCGTCGCCCGCCGCAAAGAAGGGGCGCTTCAGTATCTGGAGCATCATGGGGAGGCATTGGAACTTGCGACAGCTTGCGCAACCGCGATGGAGGCCGACGGCTTGGTCAACGTGCAAACCCGCAACGACGCCAGCGGGCATCCGCTTTTGCTGGAAATTAACCTGCGGCCTTCAGGCGGTATCGGCTACACCCGTTTTAGCGGTGTCAACTTGCCGGGCCTGTTCGCATTGCGCCAACTTGGGTTGATGAGCCAACAAGAAGTGATGGATGAGGCCAAAAAGTCATTTTCCCCGGCCATTGTCCGATCGATCACCGACGTGGTCAGGTATAATCCGGTGCTCAACAACCTGTTGGTGCAAGGATAA
- a CDS encoding phosphoribosyltransferase domain-containing protein, with protein MTSNQHQPYLRTLSCGTLRVMPTGGNAALDELFDVAERRNPKRAFLFVSKVLGRHIPVKPATMRTIYQQLAAQFPACDTGPVLFIGMAETAVGLGAGVFDEMRHHLSESVYLTSTRHPVAGGKLLCEFKENHSHATDHLIYLPHDAELRRRVLEAKTLVLIDDEATTGNTFINLLQALQQEAGLRHIAQVITVTLTDWSGGALTRRCPLPVQDISLVQGDWHWEPNPKAPIPVMPEVNVTATGSVPIIGKQSWGRLGMAAPAADLGNGIQASPGEKLLVLGSSEFVWEPFLLAERLEKQGADVKYSSTTRSPIATGFAIQSAIAFTDNYGLGIPNFVYNVAHQRFDRVLLCTETPAESVDPILIEALQHIAPRVEVITYE; from the coding sequence ATGACCAGCAACCAGCATCAACCCTATTTACGCACCCTGTCCTGTGGCACGCTGAGAGTGATGCCGACGGGTGGCAACGCCGCACTGGATGAGCTGTTTGATGTGGCCGAGCGGCGCAATCCCAAACGTGCTTTCCTGTTCGTCAGCAAAGTGCTGGGCCGGCATATTCCGGTTAAACCAGCCACGATGCGCACCATCTATCAGCAATTAGCCGCTCAATTTCCCGCCTGTGATACAGGCCCGGTTCTGTTTATCGGCATGGCCGAAACCGCCGTGGGCCTTGGTGCCGGTGTCTTTGATGAAATGCGGCATCACCTCAGCGAATCAGTGTACCTGACGTCAACCCGTCACCCGGTCGCAGGGGGAAAGTTGCTGTGTGAATTTAAAGAAAACCACAGCCATGCGACAGATCACCTGATTTATCTGCCCCATGATGCGGAACTGCGCCGCCGCGTGCTTGAGGCCAAAACCCTGGTGCTGATCGACGATGAAGCCACCACCGGTAATACATTCATTAACCTGCTCCAGGCGCTGCAACAGGAAGCCGGGTTACGGCACATTGCTCAGGTTATTACCGTGACGCTAACCGACTGGAGCGGTGGTGCACTCACCCGCCGCTGCCCGCTGCCGGTACAGGATATCTCGCTGGTACAAGGGGATTGGCACTGGGAACCGAATCCCAAGGCACCGATCCCGGTGATGCCGGAAGTCAATGTCACAGCCACCGGCAGCGTTCCAATCATCGGCAAACAAAGTTGGGGGCGCCTGGGCATGGCCGCTCCGGCAGCCGATCTGGGGAACGGTATTCAGGCCTCTCCGGGGGAAAAACTCCTGGTGCTGGGCAGCAGTGAATTTGTCTGGGAGCCGTTCTTACTGGCCGAACGCCTTGAAAAACAAGGCGCAGATGTCAAATACAGCTCCACAACCCGCTCGCCAATTGCCACCGGGTTTGCCATTCAGTCAGCGATTGCCTTTACCGATAATTATGGGCTGGGTATCCCTAATTTTGTCTACAACGTTGCCCACCAGCGGTTTGACCGGGTGTTGCTGTGTACTGAAACACCGGCTGAGAGCGTCGATCCCATTTTAATTGAGGCGTTACAACACATCGCCCCACGCGTTGAGGTGATTACCTATGAGTAA